CGGGAGAAGCCGTCCGTGCCGTGGCCCAGGGCCACGGTCCGGCGGGCCAGGCCCTCGGCGGCCCGCATCACGCTCGCGTCGATGCCGTGGGACTCGGAGGCGTGCACGATGTGCGCCATGGACGAGACCGCCGAGGTCAGCGGATTGCCCTCGCCGGAGAAGGAGCCGCTCTCCAGGTCCTCGGCGAACTCCTGGAACAGCGGCGGCAGGATCGCGCCGATGCCCTGCGCGAACGGGACCAGTTCGGCCGGCTTCACGCCCTCCGCGCCCGCCACGGCGAGGGCGTGCATGTAGCCCGTCATCGCCGTCCAGAAGATGTCGAGCAGCGCGACGTCGTACGCGGCGGCCCGGCCGATGTCCTCGCCGAGGTGGGTGTGCGTACCGCCCAGGGCGTCGAGCACCGGGCGCTGCGCGCGGTACAGCTCCTCCGGGCCGCTGTGGATGAACACCGCGTCGGGCGTGCCGATGCTCGGCGTCGGCGTCATGATCGCGCCGTCCAGATAGGCGATGCCGTGCTCGGCGGCCCAGCGTCCGGTGTCGCGGGCCCGTTCGGGGATGTCCGCGGTCAGGTTGAGCAGCGTGCGGCCCTTGAGCCCGGCGGTGACCTCGGCCCGGCGCAGCACGGCGTCCGCGGCGTCGTAGTTGACCACGCAGACCACGTTGAGCGGACTGGCGGCGACGGCCTCCGCGGCGCTGCCGGCCCCGATCGCGCCCTGCTCGATCAGTTCGCGGTCCCGGCCGGGCGTGCGGTTCCACACGGTGGTGCGCACCCCGGCGGCGACGAACGCCCCGGCCAGCGCCCGGCCCATGGGGCCGAGCCCGATCACGGTGACGGCGGGACGGTCGGAGAGGGGGTGGCTGGAAGAAGACATGACGGAACTCCCTTGTACGGAGGGCGATGGCAGAGTGGTGCACGAGACGACCGAGGAACGGGGAGACCCGCATGACGCGCAGCAGGGCCCAGGACACCGAGGTGTGCGGAGTGAGCGCGGCCGTCGCGGTGGTCGACGGCAAGTGGAAGACGCTGCTGCTCTGGCTGCTCGAATCCGGACCGCACCGGCCCGGCGAACTGCGTCGGAGGATCCCCGGGATCAGCGAGAAGGTGCTGACCCAGGCGTTGCGGGAGATGGAGTCGGACGGTCTGGTGCACCGCGAGGTGCACGACGTGATGCCGCCGAAGACCGTCTATTCGCTGACCGGCGAGGGCCGCGAACTCTCCGTGGCGCTGGCTCCGTTGTCCGACTGGGGCCACCGCCGGCTGGACCGGCTCGCCAGGGAGCGCGCCGCGTCCTGAGGCGTCCGGGGCCGGCGCCTCTTCGATCTCCTTTCCGTTCCGTTCCTTCGGACGCCTTCAGCCTCTCCCGGCGCGGCGACGGCGACAAGTACCCACAAAAAAGTGGGTATGCGGCGGCTAGCGCACGTCCGCCTCGATCGCGGCCTTGATGCGCTGCCCGAAGGCCGGGGCGTCCTTGCGGGCGGCGCCGACGGCCAGGCCCACGAGGAGCTTGCCGAGGCCGTGGCCCTCCAGGACGTTGTGGATGCGGACGCGCGTCCCGCCGTTCGGGAGCGGTTGCAGGTCGTAGCCGCCCTCGCCGGCCGTCACGAGGTTCTTCGACACCTCGGCCCAGCGCATCGACCGCGGCGGGTCGAAGGCGGTGACCCGGAACTCCCGCGAGGTCTTCATCCCCGCGTCCTTCACCGTGCTGCGGAACACCGTGCCGACCGCCGTCGGCGACTCCGGGACCCTCTCGATCCGGAGCACGCGGGGACTGAACCGCGGGTCGTTGCGCCCGTCGGCGAGGTACGTGAACACCTCGTCGATGCCGCGGTCGACCTCGACCGTCGCCTCGAACTGTCCGGACATGCCACTCCTCGGGGTCGCGAGCCGACTCCCTCCAGAGTGGACGGCCCGCCCGGCCCGCGCACGCCGGACGGGTTCAGTAGTGGCCCGTGGTCAGCACGCGGCCGGGGCGGGCACCCGGGGTGGCTGTCAGCGCAGGCGCCCGAGATGGATGACGCTGACGCGGACCTGCTGGTCGCTGATCTCGTACATCACGCGGTAGCGGCCGACGTGGATGCGCAGCACGTCGGTACTGCCGAACGAGCCGTCCGGGCGGGGATTGTCAGCAAGGTGGTCGACGGCGGTGAACACCAGCCTCACGCCCTCGGGGTCGTCCTTGGCGAACCGCTCCGCCTGGACAAGGGCCTCCGGCTCCCAGACGACCTCGTAGCTCACGCCTCACCCTCGCCGAACACGCGCCGGTACGCCTCGTCGTGCCGGACGCCGGCGTTCTCGCCCCGGGCCTCGCGCGCCCGATAGGCGGCGAGAGCTCGCAGCTCCTCGAGCTCCAGGGCGTCGGCAGGGCTGACCAGTACGGCGACGGTCTGCCCGTGGTCGGTGATGGCGACCGGCTCACGGGTCGCGCTGACCTCGCGCGCGATGGCGCCCAGGCGGGCGCGGGCTTCCACGATCGAGTACGCCCTCTCCGTCATGCACACCAGGTTACGGAAGTGTGCACTTCTCCACCATCGAACAGGCGCGCAGCATCGCCGGCAGGTCGCGCGGCTCGCCGTCCGTACGGGGGCCCAGGCGCTCCAGCAGGTCCGGGGTGACGGCGCCCGCCTCTGCGGCGTCCAGGAGCTCGGCACGGGTCGGGCCGTCGCCCTTCCCGACGCTGTCGAGCATCAGCAACAGAAGCCCGTCGCGCTCCACGAAGCGGCTCATGCCGCAGTCCAGGCCGTCGTCGTCCAGGTCGTCGGGGTACGGGGCGCGGGCCCACGCCGCGTTCTCGTACCAGTAGACGCAGCCGAGCTCGTTGCCCTTGAGCCGGTCGCGCAGCTCCTCGTACGGGAGCCAGTCCGGGCCGCCCGCGAGCATGTCGATCGGCGTGTCGTGCCACTTCACGCCGCTCGACTCGTCCTCGCCGTACAGCACGTACCGGCCGCCCCCGAGCGGCGAGAACGTCCACCACGTGCAGCCGCCGTCGTCGAGGTGCAGTCCCTCGTCGTCGATCCAGGCGCCGCTGGGGTACCGGTCGGTCTCCTTGGCGCTCGTCGCCTCCAGTACGGCGACCAAGGCCCAGCGGGCCCACAGCACGTCCGCCGGCGGAAGGTCCCCCGGCAGCCCCGGACGGTGAATGGTCATGATGCGCCCCCGTACGCCGTTGTCCCGATCGTGATCGCGGCAACCATACGGCGCACCGCCGGAACGCCCCACGCCGACCGTCCGCCACGTGCGCCGCGTCCGCCGCGTCCGCGAAGATCACCAGCGCGTACGCCGGGGCGCGCGAGCGGACTGCGAACGACTCCACCGCACCCGTGCGGGGGCCTTCGGAGAACGAGGCCAGGGGCATATGACCAGTGCAATCCACCCCACTCGCCCTCCGTCCTCGGGAGCCGCCCGTGCCGCCCAACGTCCTCAGACTCCTCGCCCCGCCCGCTCTCGCCGCCGCACTCCTCCTCGCGACAGCCACGGCAGCCGATTCCGCGACCGCCGCCCCACGCGGTTACGACCGCTGCCCCAGCGGACACTTCTGCCTCTTCAGCGAGTACGACGGCAACGGCGCCATCGCCACGTTCCGCTTCGGCAGTCCAAATCTCGCCGACCAGAACTTCGACGACCTGGCCATGTCGTACGCCAACAACACCGACAGCGTGTGGTGCACCTACGGCGACTACAACTACAGCAAGGCGCAGCTGCACAGCGGCTGGGAGGCCCACACCGCGGACAGCCTCTGGGAGCTGCACAGCTTCGTCAGCTCGGTCAGGAAGGGGCAGTGCTGATGAAGACTTACAAGACCAGGTACGCCGGCCTTGCAGCCGTCCTCACCGCGTTCCTGCTCCCGCTGGGCACCGCGCCGGCCGCATCGGCGCCGACGGGCCTCAACGACTGCCCGGAGTACCGCGTCTGCATCTACGCGGCGCCCAACTTCGAAGGACAGCCCTACGTCTACATGCTCCCCGGCGGTCGGGAATGCGTGGACACCCGCGAAGGCAGTTCCTACTTCAACAACATGCTCGACACCGTGCGGGTATGGGAGTTCAGCAACTGCACGGGCCGCTCGGAGCTCGTGGGACCGGGAGGAACCGGCAACGCGACCACCTTCACCTACGACGCGGTGAACGCGGAGTACTGCGGAGGTTCGTGTCCGCGCGTCACCTCCGGCAAGCGCTGAACAGCGCCGCCCGCCCCACCGGCACCCCTAGGTCGTGTCCGGAAAGTCATGGGAGCCAGAGTCGGAGGCAGGCGAGGGTGACCATGGCTTGGTAGTGGACGGCGCGTTTGTCGTAGCGGGTGGCCAGGGCCCGGTTCTGCTTGAGCCGGCTGAAACAGCGTTCGACAACGTTGCGGCGCCGGTAGGCGGTCCGGTCGAGGCGGCAGCGGGTCTCGCCGCGGCGGATGCGCCCGTTGATCTGGTCGATCCGCTCCGGGATCGTGCAGGCGATCCCGCGTCGCCTCAGGTAGGCCCGGATCTTGCGGGCCGAGTAGCCCTTGTCTGCGACCACGCGCTGGGGCCGGGTCCGGGGCCTGCCGGGCCCCGGCCGGGCGACGCGGATCCGGTCCATGACCGCCTCGAACTGGGTGCAGTCGTTGACGTTCCCGCCGGTCAGGGTGAAGGCCAGTGGCCGGCCCTGGCCGTCGCAGGCCAGGTGGATCTTGCTGGTCAGCCCGCCGCGTGATCGGCCGAGTGCCTCGCCTTCCCAGGGCCCCCTTTTCGGGCCCCGGCCGCATGCTGATGCGCGCGGACCGTGGTCGAGTCCACGCAGACGATCGACCAGTCGACGGTCCCGACGGCGTCGGAGTGCTGCTGGACGTGGGCCAGCAGCCGGTCCCAGGTGCCGTCGGCGGACCAGTGCCGGAAGCGTTCGTAGACCGTCTTCCACGGCCCGTACCGCTCGGGCAGGTCACGCCAGGCGGCCCCGGTGGACAGCTTCCAAAGGATCCCGTTGACCACCTGGCGCCGGTCCCGCACGGGCCGGCCCATACGGCCCGGCGCCAGCAACGGAGCGATCAACGCCCACGACTCATCCGTCAGTTCATGTCGACGCACCACAAACGGAGTAACGAGCCAACAACTTTACGGACACGGCCTAGCCGAGATCCCCGCACTTGACCGCGCCGACGAACGGCGCCCAGGCCATGGCGGGGAAGACGAGCGCGGGGCCGGTGGGGTTCTTGCTGTCCCGAACGGGGACGCGGGCGGGGCGGGCGGCGTCGTCGACTTCGAGGCATTCGCCACTGCTGCCGCCGCTGTACGAGGACTTCCGCCAGTCAGTCAGTGCCGAGGCGTCAGGGATGCTGGTCATGACGTGCTGCATGCTCGTGTTCCTCCGCGACGGACCTGATCATTGCCAGGGACTTGCGGTGCGACAGGGCGTCGCCCAAAGCATGATCGTAGACCTCTTGGCATTGCCGGACCACGGACGGATCCTCCCAGACGCGGCCCGACTTGAGGCCTTCCACGTACGCGATGGGCGGGAGGTCCGAAAACCACATCAGCGAGACGAACCCTTCCAGCATCGCGTGCGCTCCCACGTCGAACGGCAGCACATGCACCCGGATTCGGCGGCTCTCGCCCAGAGCCACAATGTGACGGAGCTGTTCGCACATCACCATCCGGCCGCCTATTTGCCCCCGCAGAACCGCCTCGTCGAGCAGCGTCCACACCACCGGCCGGTCGAAATCGTCGAGGATCCGCGCCCTTTCCAGGCGTGTGACAAGGAGCTTGTCACGTACCTCGTCGCTCTTCGGCGGGTGTCCTGAACTCAGTACCGCCTTCGCGTACGCCTCCGTCTGCAGGATGCCCGGGACCAGCTTCGGCGCGTACTCCCGGATCACCGTCGCCACGCCCTCGAACTCCAGCGCCTCAGCGAAGTGTTCCGCCACCGCCTTGCCGTCCAGCGTGGGCAGGAAGCGCTCGAAGAAGTCGTCCGGGCCCAGCGCCTTGTCCAGGCGTCTCGCGTCGGCGATGTCCGGGCGGCGGCGACCCGCTTCCATGTGGGCGATGTGTGTGCGAGAGATGATCGTGATCTCGCTCAGCTGCTCCTGAGTGAGGCCGGCCGCCTCGCGGCGGCGCCGCAGTTCCTCGCCGTACTTCCTGCGGGTTTCCGGGTTGTCCTCGATGGCCACCGCCAGCCCCCTTTGTGACTTCCGCGTTGTCACACGCAAACCCCTACCGAGCGTAGCCCCCGCCCTCCCAGTCTGTGAGCAGTTCGACACACAGAGCGAAAGGAGGGTCCGCTCCATGGAGGAAGGCGAGTTCGTCGCGCACACCGAGACGGACGTGTACGGCCCCGGCAAGGTCATCGGCGTGGAGGGCGAGCAGCGGCGCGTGCGGTTCGTGCACTTCGTGGCGACGATCAAGGCCGCCGGTCTGCGCAAGGCGTCCCAGGCCGAGACCGAGATCATCGAGCACTGGCTGCGGATGAAGCAGGAGCGGTACGGGGGCAAGTGGTGACGAAGCGTCCGTCACGCGAAGTGACCACGCGAACACGGAGGTTGC
This sequence is a window from Streptomyces sp. HUAS YS2. Protein-coding genes within it:
- a CDS encoding NAD(P)-dependent oxidoreductase, producing the protein MSSSSHPLSDRPAVTVIGLGPMGRALAGAFVAAGVRTTVWNRTPGRDRELIEQGAIGAGSAAEAVAASPLNVVCVVNYDAADAVLRRAEVTAGLKGRTLLNLTADIPERARDTGRWAAEHGIAYLDGAIMTPTPSIGTPDAVFIHSGPEELYRAQRPVLDALGGTHTHLGEDIGRAAAYDVALLDIFWTAMTGYMHALAVAGAEGVKPAELVPFAQGIGAILPPLFQEFAEDLESGSFSGEGNPLTSAVSSMAHIVHASESHGIDASVMRAAEGLARRTVALGHGTDGFSRIAEFLGRR
- a CDS encoding winged helix-turn-helix transcriptional regulator → MTRSRAQDTEVCGVSAAVAVVDGKWKTLLLWLLESGPHRPGELRRRIPGISEKVLTQALREMESDGLVHREVHDVMPPKTVYSLTGEGRELSVALAPLSDWGHRRLDRLARERAAS
- a CDS encoding SRPBCC family protein gives rise to the protein MSGQFEATVEVDRGIDEVFTYLADGRNDPRFSPRVLRIERVPESPTAVGTVFRSTVKDAGMKTSREFRVTAFDPPRSMRWAEVSKNLVTAGEGGYDLQPLPNGGTRVRIHNVLEGHGLGKLLVGLAVGAARKDAPAFGQRIKAAIEADVR
- a CDS encoding type II toxin-antitoxin system RelE family toxin — encoded protein: MSYEVVWEPEALVQAERFAKDDPEGVRLVFTAVDHLADNPRPDGSFGSTDVLRIHVGRYRVMYEISDQQVRVSVIHLGRLR
- a CDS encoding type II toxin-antitoxin system Phd/YefM family antitoxin, producing the protein MTERAYSIVEARARLGAIAREVSATREPVAITDHGQTVAVLVSPADALELEELRALAAYRAREARGENAGVRHDEAYRRVFGEGEA
- a CDS encoding peptidase inhibitor family I36 protein; its protein translation is MPPNVLRLLAPPALAAALLLATATAADSATAAPRGYDRCPSGHFCLFSEYDGNGAIATFRFGSPNLADQNFDDLAMSYANNTDSVWCTYGDYNYSKAQLHSGWEAHTADSLWELHSFVSSVRKGQC
- a CDS encoding peptidase inhibitor family I36 protein; protein product: MKTYKTRYAGLAAVLTAFLLPLGTAPAASAPTGLNDCPEYRVCIYAAPNFEGQPYVYMLPGGRECVDTREGSSYFNNMLDTVRVWEFSNCTGRSELVGPGGTGNATTFTYDAVNAEYCGGSCPRVTSGKR
- a CDS encoding DUF397 domain-containing protein; protein product: MTSIPDASALTDWRKSSYSGGSSGECLEVDDAARPARVPVRDSKNPTGPALVFPAMAWAPFVGAVKCGDLG
- a CDS encoding helix-turn-helix transcriptional regulator, translating into MAIEDNPETRRKYGEELRRRREAAGLTQEQLSEITIISRTHIAHMEAGRRRPDIADARRLDKALGPDDFFERFLPTLDGKAVAEHFAEALEFEGVATVIREYAPKLVPGILQTEAYAKAVLSSGHPPKSDEVRDKLLVTRLERARILDDFDRPVVWTLLDEAVLRGQIGGRMVMCEQLRHIVALGESRRIRVHVLPFDVGAHAMLEGFVSLMWFSDLPPIAYVEGLKSGRVWEDPSVVRQCQEVYDHALGDALSHRKSLAMIRSVAEEHEHAARHDQHP